From Streptomyces sp. TLI_235, a single genomic window includes:
- a CDS encoding A-factor biosynthesis hotdog protein, with product MDTFAPDQLTYPTSGLLPRQRSAADLDFHRTVSRKLVHKAAVSEVFLTDSARATADSYLLAAQWPRDHAVFQPGPGGTADSMVVIETVRQATMFTFHEYYGVPLELPFVAKSFDFELTDDRAARAAFGAPQEVTLDLVVDIPAGHRPGRRMPFQTHTVVHTGAGRPCARVTIGGEILDPALYRRLRAARPAAVDLPADGAGGPVAATPAQVGRRRPDDVVLLTAEPGDGARWRLRVDQGHPTFFDHGSDHVQAVLLLEALRQGGLLADTAAGDASHEVLTGLRVEFHAYGEFGTPILLDARATGGEGGARTVRATAAQAGRPIAQADLVFRRAALPGGPTS from the coding sequence ATGGACACCTTTGCACCAGATCAGCTGACCTATCCGACCTCCGGACTGCTGCCGCGACAGCGGAGCGCCGCAGATCTCGACTTCCATCGAACGGTGTCGCGCAAACTGGTCCACAAGGCCGCCGTCTCGGAGGTGTTCCTCACCGACTCGGCCAGAGCCACCGCGGACAGCTACCTGCTGGCCGCGCAGTGGCCCCGCGACCACGCGGTGTTCCAGCCCGGACCGGGCGGCACCGCGGACAGCATGGTCGTCATCGAGACGGTCCGGCAGGCCACCATGTTCACGTTCCACGAGTACTACGGCGTTCCGCTGGAACTCCCTTTCGTTGCCAAGAGTTTCGACTTCGAGCTGACGGACGACCGGGCCGCCCGGGCCGCCTTCGGGGCGCCGCAGGAGGTCACCCTCGACCTGGTCGTCGACATCCCCGCCGGGCACCGGCCCGGCCGGCGGATGCCGTTCCAGACGCACACCGTCGTCCACACCGGTGCGGGTCGCCCCTGTGCCCGGGTGACCATCGGCGGCGAGATCCTCGACCCGGCGCTCTACCGGCGGCTGCGGGCCGCCCGTCCGGCCGCCGTGGACCTCCCGGCGGACGGGGCCGGCGGCCCGGTCGCGGCCACCCCCGCCCAGGTCGGCAGGCGGCGCCCCGACGACGTGGTGCTGCTGACCGCGGAGCCGGGCGACGGCGCCCGCTGGCGGCTCCGGGTGGACCAGGGCCACCCCACCTTCTTCGACCACGGATCCGACCACGTCCAGGCGGTGCTGCTGCTGGAGGCCCTCCGTCAGGGCGGCCTGCTCGCGGACACCGCCGCCGGGGACGCCTCGCACGAGGTCCTCACCGGCCTGCGGGTCGAGTTCCACGCGTACGGCGAGTTCGGCACGCCGATCCTCCTCGACGCCCGGGCGACCGGCGGAGAGGGCGGCGCCCGGACCGTGCGCGCCACGGCGGCCCAGGCGGGCCGTCCGATCGCCCAGGCGGACCTCGTGTTCCGCCGCGCCGCCCTGCCCGGCGGCCCCACGTCCTGA
- a CDS encoding regulatory helix-turn-helix LysR family protein, with product MELQHLRSFLEVSSEMSFTRAAKKLNYAQSSVTAQIQHLEASLGAVLFDRRGRRIALTESGLRLRPVAERIVALADLAHREVAGAGDRHSGRAVDRPVAEAAAQALGRAAEPRRAAVRLPAQRGRLQLTQRAPRAGSSTSQDERTRVIRSSSSRTDPR from the coding sequence ATGGAACTTCAGCATCTGCGTTCGTTCCTCGAGGTGTCGAGCGAGATGAGCTTCACCCGGGCCGCCAAGAAGTTGAACTACGCGCAGTCCAGTGTGACGGCGCAGATCCAGCACCTTGAGGCCTCGCTCGGCGCCGTGCTGTTCGACCGGCGCGGCCGGCGCATCGCGCTCACCGAGAGCGGCCTGCGGCTGCGACCGGTGGCGGAGCGCATCGTGGCCCTGGCCGACCTGGCCCACCGCGAGGTGGCCGGGGCGGGTGACCGGCACTCCGGCCGGGCCGTGGACCGGCCGGTCGCCGAGGCAGCCGCGCAGGCGCTGGGGCGGGCCGCCGAGCCCCGCCGGGCGGCGGTCCGGCTGCCCGCCCAGCGCGGGCGCCTTCAGCTCACCCAGCGGGCGCCCAGGGCGGGCAGCAGCACGTCCCAGGACGAGCGGACCCGGGTGATCAGATCCAGCTCCTCGCGCACCGACCCGAGGTAG
- a CDS encoding TetR family transcriptional regulator encodes MAQQERARRTYEAVLDAAAKEFSAHGYANTNLGHVAQSTGVTKGALYGHFASKEELAAALVQHLDDAWKLIEDGVGDTPDSPVETLKNVTCALVARLHRDIRVNAALRLLLEEAQSTKRTPAFVSDVERTLLRLVVQAQQRGEMDSDYPPEPVAQLMTTVIFGAHYLGSVREELDLITRVRSSWDVLLPALGARWVS; translated from the coding sequence ATGGCACAGCAGGAGCGGGCCAGGAGGACGTACGAGGCGGTACTGGACGCCGCGGCGAAGGAGTTCTCCGCCCACGGCTACGCCAACACCAACCTCGGCCATGTGGCGCAGAGCACCGGCGTCACCAAGGGAGCCCTGTACGGCCACTTCGCCTCCAAGGAGGAGCTGGCCGCAGCGCTCGTCCAACACCTCGACGACGCATGGAAGTTGATCGAGGACGGAGTCGGCGACACGCCGGACTCGCCGGTGGAGACCCTGAAGAACGTGACCTGCGCGCTGGTCGCCCGGCTGCACCGCGACATCCGGGTCAACGCGGCCCTGCGGCTGCTACTGGAGGAGGCCCAGTCCACCAAGCGGACGCCGGCGTTCGTGTCGGACGTGGAACGCACGCTGCTGCGCCTGGTGGTCCAGGCGCAGCAGCGTGGCGAGATGGACTCCGACTACCCGCCGGAGCCGGTGGCCCAGTTGATGACCACCGTGATCTTCGGCGCGCACTACCTCGGGTCGGTGCGCGAGGAGCTGGATCTGATCACCCGGGTCCGCTCGTCCTGGGACGTGCTGCTGCCCGCCCTGGGCGCCCGCTGGGTGAGCTGA
- a CDS encoding acyl-CoA synthetase (AMP-forming)/AMP-acid ligase II translates to MTAPTDTRTLPSAVLDGGPAPELPVCNLGEALQRAAARPDAGRIHFVRADGSDTVLEYPELLDGARRILTGLRAGGARPGDRVLLQIREESDLLAAFWAAVLGGLVPIPVPPGRTDAPEAAAQQLEWIWAGYQHPWVVVGDDGAAASPAMAEAGSWLGRTGELRGHAPAEELHPARADDLAVLLLTSGSTGVPKAVALTHRNILARSTATAEVRRLDVTSRSFNWMPLDHIGGLVMFHARDVLLGCTQVHARTEWILADPTRWFEQISRHGCDTTWAPNFAFGLVNDRAEEIAGRDWDLRSLRYIMNGGESVKARVIRRFLDLLAPFGLPRTSMHPGWGMSETSAGIVDFVFDPDTMGDERFVPVGRPHPGVLLRVVDEHDGLLPAGTVGRLQVAGAPVFSGYYENPEQNAKSFTEDGWFRSGDLAVIEDGILTVTGRVDDLITLNGAEYHGHEIEALVEELPFVEPSFTIVSPCTAAGGEEELVVFYHPRGTAGADEADRRIRDLVTERYGVRLGGVVTLAREDVPKTGIGKLRRAELRKRYEAGTPGGPGTRA, encoded by the coding sequence ATGACCGCCCCCACCGACACCCGCACCCTGCCCTCCGCCGTCCTGGACGGCGGCCCGGCGCCCGAGCTCCCGGTCTGCAACCTCGGCGAGGCGCTGCAGCGCGCCGCCGCCCGGCCCGACGCCGGCCGCATCCACTTCGTCCGCGCGGACGGCTCCGACACGGTGCTCGAGTACCCCGAGCTGCTGGACGGCGCCCGGCGGATCCTCACCGGTCTGCGCGCGGGCGGCGCCCGCCCGGGCGACCGGGTGCTGCTGCAGATCCGCGAGGAGTCCGACCTGCTGGCCGCGTTCTGGGCGGCCGTCCTCGGCGGCCTGGTGCCGATCCCGGTGCCGCCGGGCCGCACCGACGCCCCGGAGGCCGCCGCCCAGCAGCTGGAGTGGATCTGGGCCGGCTACCAGCACCCCTGGGTGGTGGTCGGCGACGACGGCGCCGCCGCCAGTCCGGCGATGGCCGAGGCGGGTAGCTGGCTCGGCCGCACCGGCGAGCTGCGCGGCCACGCCCCGGCCGAGGAGCTGCACCCGGCTCGGGCCGACGACCTCGCCGTGCTGCTGCTGACCTCCGGCAGCACCGGTGTGCCGAAGGCCGTCGCGCTGACCCACCGCAACATCCTGGCCCGCTCGACGGCCACCGCCGAGGTCCGCCGGCTGGACGTGACCAGCCGGTCCTTCAACTGGATGCCGCTCGACCACATCGGCGGCCTGGTCATGTTCCACGCCCGCGACGTGCTGCTCGGCTGCACCCAGGTACACGCCCGCACCGAGTGGATCCTGGCGGACCCGACCCGCTGGTTCGAGCAGATCTCCCGGCACGGCTGCGACACCACCTGGGCGCCCAACTTCGCCTTCGGCCTGGTCAACGACCGGGCCGAGGAGATCGCCGGCCGCGACTGGGACCTGCGCAGCCTGCGCTACATCATGAACGGCGGCGAGTCGGTCAAGGCCCGGGTGATCCGGCGCTTCCTCGACCTGCTGGCCCCGTTCGGCCTGCCGCGCACCTCGATGCACCCCGGCTGGGGCATGTCGGAGACCTCGGCCGGCATCGTCGACTTCGTCTTCGACCCGGACACCATGGGCGACGAGCGCTTCGTCCCGGTCGGCCGCCCGCACCCGGGCGTGCTGCTGCGCGTCGTGGACGAGCACGACGGGCTGCTGCCGGCCGGTACCGTCGGCCGGCTCCAGGTGGCCGGCGCCCCGGTGTTCTCCGGCTACTACGAGAACCCGGAGCAGAACGCGAAGTCCTTCACCGAGGACGGCTGGTTCCGCTCCGGCGACCTCGCCGTGATCGAGGACGGCATCCTCACGGTGACCGGCCGGGTGGACGACCTGATCACCCTCAACGGCGCCGAGTACCACGGCCACGAGATCGAGGCACTGGTCGAGGAACTCCCCTTCGTGGAGCCCTCGTTCACCATCGTCTCGCCGTGCACGGCGGCCGGCGGCGAGGAGGAGCTGGTGGTCTTCTACCACCCGCGCGGCACCGCCGGCGCCGACGAGGCCGACCGCCGGATCCGCGACCTGGTCACCGAGCGGTACGGCGTGCGCCTCGGCGGGGTGGTCACCCTGGCCCGCGAGGACGTACCGAAGACCGGGATCGGCAAGCTCCGCCGCGCCGAACTGCGCAAGCGCTACGAGGCCGGCACCCCCGGCGGACCGGGCACCAGGGCCTGA
- a CDS encoding methyltransferase family protein, producing the protein MSSFEYPGEFYEVIRKDFRDLAAETEFLASYLPPGGSVLDIGSATGANLRALAALGHPGTGLDQSAAFTEYAASKATAAGAAPVDYVRIRAEEYTTDRQFDLVYSLFSTLNQLDRAELRQLLESVRGWLAPGGHVVVDIGHLLNFVDGYQPNIIAHHQGDGLLVTRLARQSVHAHRAVWRNEETIIARDGDGTVSMYANFFDQTVFTAPEVRDLLVDAGFEVVAEYGGFRKEPGPRIGRGPLLFVARAAATGEEAAA; encoded by the coding sequence GATCTCGCCGCCGAGACCGAGTTCCTCGCCTCGTACCTGCCGCCCGGCGGGTCGGTCCTCGACATCGGCAGCGCCACCGGCGCCAACCTGCGGGCGCTGGCCGCCCTGGGCCACCCCGGCACCGGCCTCGACCAGAGCGCCGCCTTCACCGAGTACGCCGCCTCGAAGGCCACGGCGGCGGGCGCGGCCCCGGTCGACTACGTGCGCATCCGCGCCGAGGAGTACACCACCGACAGGCAGTTCGACCTGGTGTACAGCCTGTTCAGCACCCTCAACCAGCTGGACCGCGCCGAGCTGCGGCAGCTGCTGGAGTCGGTCCGCGGCTGGCTCGCCCCCGGCGGCCACGTCGTGGTGGACATCGGCCACCTGCTGAACTTCGTCGACGGCTACCAGCCGAACATCATCGCCCACCACCAGGGCGACGGGCTGCTCGTCACCCGGCTGGCCCGGCAGTCCGTGCACGCCCACCGGGCGGTCTGGCGCAACGAGGAGACCATCATCGCCCGGGACGGCGACGGCACCGTCTCGATGTACGCCAACTTCTTCGACCAGACCGTCTTCACCGCCCCCGAGGTGCGCGACCTGCTGGTGGACGCCGGCTTCGAGGTGGTCGCCGAGTACGGCGGCTTCCGCAAGGAGCCCGGCCCGCGGATAGGCCGCGGCCCGCTGCTGTTCGTCGCCCGCGCCGCCGCGACCGGCGAGGAGGCCGCCGCATGA